The genomic region GAACCGGCCCCTCGCGGGGTTGCCCTCGCCGAATGTTGTCTCGAAGGGGCTCGAATTACAGTTCTGTACGAAGCCGGAGGGTGGATTGAAGACCTGCGGCAACTGGTCGAACGGCCAATAGCCCTTCCACAAGGTCTCCGAGGTATCGCCCGGCAGCGTGCCCGACCAGTCGTGGGCGTCGTCGCGCATCGGGAACAGCGCGTTGTAGAGGTACCAGATATTCCCCTTCTCGTCCGCGTAGACCGTATTCATCGCCAGCGTCGCGCGCATCGCCATGGCGTCACGGAATTCCTGGAAATCCGTGGCGCGGTTCATGCGGAAGAACTGTTCCACGGCGCGTATCTCGCCGAAACCGGCATAGGCTATCGCGAATACGCCCTCTTTCGTGCGAATCGCGGGCCCGTGCACGGACCACAGCAAGTGCCGGCGCACGGGCAGGCGCAGGGGGCCGAGCAGTCTTACCGGAATGCGCGTTTCTTTCGTATCGAAATCGCGCCAGGCGCCATCAAACCAATACTGGTTCCGGTTCTCCGGATTGATCGTCAGGCGATAGATATCGCAGAGGTCCGGCATGTTGACCGTGTGCGCCCAGCCCAGATGCCGGTTGTGGCCATGCAGGACAACCGGCGTGCCGGGGAAAAGGCCACCCACGATGTCCCAGCCTTCCTCGCTGTGCAGGCGGGCCTCGTACCACGCCACGGGACCGGTCCACGGCTGATGCGAATTGACCGCGAGGCGCGTGCAGCCGTCGGCGGAACGGCCCGGCGCCACGGCGAAGGCGTTTGAACCCCATTCCCGCGTGTCATCCAGCAACGGCGAATCGGCGCCTTCGTTCATCGCGTGGGTGCTCACGCCTTGCTTGCGAATGGACATCACTTGTCCGAGGTGCCTGTGCAGCATGTAGAAGAAAGGCATGCGGAAGGCAAAGCCGGTCACGACGTCCTTCCCGGTCACGGGAAACAAACGCGGGCTCAGCCATTCGTCCGTGTGCAGCGCCGCGTAGTGGTTTGCGCCGTCCGCATAGGCCTCACAAACCGCGCGCACGGCCTCGCTAAGCGCGCTCTCATAGCCTGCGTCGACGAATTCCCGGACCTTCATCGCGCGCACGAGAAAATCCGTCGGAAGGCCGGAAATCCCGTTCAGGGCCGCCATCTCGCCCCGGGCGGTCAAGAGCGACTCCTGCAGGGTGGCGAAATCATCTTCACAGTGGGCATACGCAAGACCGTAGGCGACATCCGCATCCGTTTTCCCGTAGATGTGCGGCACCCCGTATTCGTCGCGCAGGATCGTCACGTCATATTTCCCGCGAGGGGGAAGGCCGGCCGCAAACCGGTCGACATCCCGCGGGCACGCCGACAAGACCAATGCCCCCGTTACGGCCGCCAGCAGCAAGCGCGGTGCTCTGTGAATCACGGTCGGTACTCCTTACACTTCTTCGCACTAAAGAGGCGTTCCACGCGAAACGCGGCTATTGACAGGTCCAATTACCGTCAGCGCCGGCCATACCAGGGTTCCGTCTCCTCGCCGGGGCGGTACTCGGCCTGGAGGCAGGCGCGCACTTGCTCTTCCGTGAGACAGGCTGGCTTGAACCCCTCCTCGGCGAAAAGCGGCGCCTGGTCCGCGTAGTGCGGCGAATCCGGGTCTACCGTGGCCGCACCGAACTGATGTACGCTCTCGGAGCGCACCTGCCCGTCCTTCCCCCATTCGACCATCAAGACATAGCAATCGCCGCTGGTGGGCGTGAACCGCCCGTCGTCCTCAGCGTACAGGTCAATGGCGCGCAGGCAATCTGGACCCCCACCGAGGGCTGCGTCCACGGTCCCCCGGCGCAGCCGCAGCACCTCGCCCCACGGCACGTCCAGGCGGCCAAAATGTTCGCGCAGGCGCGCGGCGGCCAGCGAGACGCAGGCGCGCACGTCCTCTCGCTCAGCAGCCTTGCGGGATTGGCGGTGGTATTCCGTCCAGGCCGTCAAGGCAAGCGCGGCGCCGCGGTTGTCTTTGCCGGCAGTCCGGTCCCACCCGCGCAACAGCGCGAACGCGTCCGCGAGTTCCGTATCTTCGGGGCGTTCCGCCGCGAGGGCCTCGGCGATAAACCGCGCCATCTCGGAATGTTCGGAATAGGTTGTGTCGAATTTGTACGCGCAGAATTCATCGCGGGTAATAGACGGGTCGGTCCCGTAAGTCTCGAGCGCGCGCAGAGCCCGGTTCGTCATGCGGGTTTCGATGCCCTGATCCGCCCCAAAGTCCGCGGGGTCGGGATTGCCTGGCCCGTCCGTCGCCTGAAAGGGCGAACTGTTGCAGGTCACGAGCAAGCCGGAAGGGGGATTGAACACCTGCGGCACCGCTTCGAACCCGTGGAATCCCTGCCAGAGCAGCGCCGAAGTGTCGCCCGGCAGCGTCTGGGTCCAATCGTGCCCTTCCGCGCGGACAGGGAACATGCCGTTGTACGCGTAGAAGATGTTGCCGTCCTTGTCGGCGTACAGGGTGTTCAGGGAAGTCAGGCGGACCGAGCGCATGGCGGCGAGAAATTCGTCCAGGTTGCGCGCCTTGTTCATGCGGTACCATTGTTCAAGCTGCCCGACTTCGCCGTAACCCGCGAATGCGACAGCGAACACGCCGCGCGGCGTCCGGAACGCGGGCCCGTGCGCCGACCACAACAACTCGCGTTTCACCGTGATCCGCAAGGGTCCGGCTATCTTGACTGTAAGCCGCGCCTTGTCCCGACGGAAATTGCGCCATGCGCCATCGAACCAGTACTGGTTACGGTTGTCCGGGTTGACCTTGAGTTCGTAAACGTCCACCAGGTCGGGGCGATTGACCGTGTGGCACCAGCCCTTGTTCTCATCGTGACCGCTGAAAATCACCGGTCCGCCGGGAAACGTGCCGCCCACCATGTTCCAGCCTTCCTCGCTGTGCACGTGCGCCTCGTACCACGCCACGGGCCCCGTCCACGGCTGGTGCGAATTGATGGCGAGGCGCGTCGCGCCGTCCGCGGAGCGGGCGGGGCCCACGGCGAACGCATTCGAACCCCATTCCAGTTCCAGCGGGGCGCATGACCGGGCGCCGGGCGCGGCGCGGCGCATTACTCCCTTTTCCCCGATTGGCATGCCGCCTTCCGCTGCCAGCAACTGCTCCAGCACTCTGTGCAGTTCATAGAAGAACGGCGCCTTGAAAACCGCGCCGGCCACGACGTCCTTCCCAGTGACCGGCAGCGTGATGTGCGGCATCTTGCCGGGATGAAGCGCCGCGAAATGATTTATGCCGCTGGCGTAGGCTTCGCAAAGCGCGCGCGTATCCGCGCTGAGCTCGGACTCGTACTTCGCATCGACAAACTCGCGCACGCGGAACAGGCGCAGCAGATAGTCGAACTTGGCGAATTCGCGGCCATGAACCGCGCCCATGCGTCCGTGCGCTATCAGCACCGCGTCCTCGAGGTTCACCCAGTCATCCTCGCAGTGCGCGTATGCCAGACCGTAGGCGGCGTCCACGTCCCGCTTCCCGAAGATGTGCGGCACGCCCCAAGTGTCTCTCAGGATCCGCGCGTCGTAGGCGCCTGGGGCGGGAATAAACGGAGTCCGGTCCTGAGGAGCCGGGCAAGCGGAAAGAAAACCCGGCAATAGGGCCGCCACAAACCACAATGCGGTCTTCCGGCGCCGCGTCATCAGCGTCCCTCCCAAAAACAAGGCTTCTGACGTCACGTGCTGGCAATTCGGACCATTGCGCGCCCGGTCTGGTTTCGCGGGCCACGCGTTTGGATAGGATTCGCGTGCTTACCCGCCCGTTTTCTTCCCGTATGCGTCCGTGCGCTACAATACCGGGAGGTTCAAACTGACTCTTGCAGGCGCAGATATGCAGACGGACGGAAAACAGAAACTTGTAGAACTCCCGCGGCCGCCCATTATCGAGCGGATGATTCTCGCCGCGCTCGCATTGCCGGGCGCGCCGGAAGAACGGGTGGAAGAATCCCTCGCGGAATTGGGGCAGCTGGCATGGACGGCCGGCGCGACGGTCGCCGCCACGGTTGTGCAGCACCGGCCGAAACCCTGCCCGGCCACCCTTCTCGGCAAGGGCAAGCTCGAAGAGATCCAGGCGCTCGTTTCGGAGTTGCAGGCGGATGCGCTCGTCTTCGACGGCGAGCTCACGGCGCGCCAGGGCGCGCACATCGAAGACACCATCGGCTGCAAGGTGATCGACCGTACGCAGCTTATTCTCGACATCTTCGCGCAGCATGCACAGACGCGCGAAGGCAAGCTCCAGGTCGAACTGGCGCAGTTGAACTACATCCTGCCGCGACTCGCGGGCCGCGGCTCGATTATGCGGCAGCAGGGCGGCATCGGCGTGCGCGGACCCGGCGAGCAAAAACTCGAAATCGACCGGCGCCGTATCCGTGAGCGCATTCAGCGCCTGCGCGCGGAACTGGACGCCGTCCGCCGCAACCGGACCGTGCAGCGCAAAAACCGCGAACGCGGCGCAACCGGCAAGGTTGTGCTGGTGGGCTACACGAACGCGGGCAAGTCGTCGCTGCTCAACGCACTTACGGGAGCGGGCGTGCTGGTCGAGGACAAGCTCTTCGCTACGCTCGACCCGCGCGTGCGCAAGTGCGTCCTGCCGAGCGGGCGCGAGTTTCTGCTGGCCGACACCGTGGGATTCGTGCGCAAACTGCCCCACACGCTTGTGGCGGCCTTCCGTGCCACGCTCGAGGTCGTAAATGAGGCGGACCTGCTCCTGGTCGTCATCGACGCCGCGCATCCCGCCGCGGAAGAACATGTGCGCGCAGTGTCCAGCGTGCTCAGCGAGATCAACGCGCTGGACCGTCCCGCGGTCAAGGTATACAACAAGATCGATAAGCTGTCTCCAGAACAAGTGGCCGCGCTGGTCGACCCGGCGCGCGAAAACGACGTGGCTGTCTCCGCGCATACGGGCGAGGGCTTGAACCGGTTGCTGGACATCATCGACCGGCAGTTCGCCTCGACGCGCCGCCGCGTGCGCCTGCGCATTCCGCAGTGCAAGGCGGCGGTGCTCGCGCGCGTTCACCGGAACGGCCGCGTGATCAGCCAGTCCTACGACGGAAACGATATCCTGATCGATGCCGAAATCGAGGAAGCCCTGCATGGCCAGATCCAAGAGTACGTCGCTTGCTAAGACGCGGCTGTCGACCCCAGCGGAACCGCGCATACGCGTGGCCGCGCTGGTGCAACGCGAGGATAAGCTCCTGTTTGTCGAACACGCCAAGGAGGGACACCGCTACTGGATGCTGCCCGGCGGCGGCGTGCAATATGGCGAAACCCTCGGCGAGGCGCTCGTGCGCGAGGTCCGCGAGGAGACCGGCCTCGACGTGCGGCCCGGCGCATTGGTGCTGTCGCACGACTCCATCCCGCCCGACCGGCGACGCCACATCGTGAACCTGGTGTTCACCGCCGAGGCTTCCGGCGGCGAGCTGCACGTCGGTGAGGACGCGCGCGTCTGCGCCGCCGCTTTCCTGTCATTGGATGTCTTCGACCACGAAGAACTGCGCCCGGACATCCGCGACGCCCTGCGCGGAATCATCGGCACCGCCGCGCCGCCAAGCGCGCCCTATCTGGGCAATGTGTGGCGCAGCGATGCCGCGGACCAGGGCGGGGCCCCGTGAACCGCGGGAATTGCTCGGGCGCTTTCGCGGATGCATGCCCGTCTTGATCAGGACGCGGTCACCGCGGCGGCGCGTTCGGCGCGCTCCGCAATGTTCAGGAGGTGGTCGTTGACGCGTTCGAGATGGTTCAGCGCGTCCATGTAGATGACCCCGGCCTGAACGTTCTGCACCCCCTCATCAAGCCGTTTGACGTTATCCTCTGTAGATCTGCGGATAAACTGCTGGATTTCCCGCTGAATGGCGCGCACGTCCGTGAGACCATGATGCGCGCCCTCCTGCAGCAGCAAATACACATTTCGGAACTGCCGGTTCAGCATTTCAAGCAACGAGAGGATGCCCTCCCGGGCTTCCGGCGAGAATTGAAGGCGGTGTTCCTCGAGAATGTGCCGCAATTCCAGCATTTCCTCGGCGTGATCGCCCAATCGTTCCGCGTCATTGACCATATGGATCAGGGCGGGCATGAGCTGTATTTCGATCTCGTTCAAGTCGTGCTGAGATAACTCGACCAGGTATTCCGAAATCTCCCGTTGCAGCCGGTCGATAACCTCTTCGCGCTCCGTCACGGTGGCTTCATACTGCGGCTTGTTATCCACCAGGAACTCGCAGCTCTCATTGATGGATTTCTGCCCCTTCTGGACCATGTAGGTGACTTCGCGGATCGCCTGCTGCAGGGCAATCGACGGCGTCTGGAGCAGGCGCGGTTCCAGATAACGCATGACCGTGTCGCGGTCCGCGTCCGTAATCGGAATAATCGTCTGGCAGATTCGCCCCAGCAGCCCCACGAAGGGCAGAAACAGAATGCAGTTCGCAATGTTGAAAAGCGAGTGCGCATTCGCGACATGACGCATGATGTTCTCGGGGTATTCCGTAAAGACCCGGCCCGGCGTCAAGGCGTCGACCAATCCCAGAAACAACGGTTCCCCATTCCACAAGGGCACAAAAAACAGGCCGAACATGTACATCGTTCCGAGCACGTTGAACAAGGTGTGGGCGATGGCCGCGCGTTTCGCGTTCCGGTTCGCGCCGATAGCCGCGAGATTCGCGGTTACGGTCGTGCCGATATTGTCGCCGAGCACCAGCGGCACTGCCGTATAGAAACTGACCAGCCCCTGGCTCGCCAAGGCCATCACGAGGCCGACCGTCGCCGAACTCGATTGAATGATAATCGTCATGACCGTGCCGATAAGGATGCACATCAGGACCGCCCCGGGCGGCATGAAGCCGCTTTCTCCGGGGGTGCAGTCGAAAAGCTGAAACCAGGCCACGAACTCGGGGCTGTAGCGCAACGGCTTCAGAATGTTCGACATGGTCATCATGCCGAGAAAGAGCAGACCGAAACCGAGCGTGGTTTCTCCGAGCGCCTTGACTTGCGGACGCTTGAAAAACACAAACAGGATGAAGCCCACGGTGATCGCCGGGTAGGACATGTTGTCCAGATTGAACGAAATGATCTGGGCGGTCACTGTCGTGCCAATATTCGCGCCGCAGATTACGCCTATAGCCTGCGTGAGCGTCATAATGCCGGCATTCACGAAGCCTACCACCATCACCGTCGTCGCGCCGGAGGCCTGAATGACCGCCGTGACCAGCATGCCGGCCATGACGGCCATGAAGCGGTTCTGCGTCATGAAACCCAGGATTTGCTTCAGGCGCCGGTCGGCCAGATGATGCAGCCCGTCGGACATCATCTTCATGCCGAAGATGAACACGGCCAACGCGCCGAAAAGGACCATGCCCAATTGGACCTTGTTCATGGCCATGGCCTCGAATTCAAACGCGCGTGCGCGGAACCGGTCCTCGTCGTCGATGCCGTTCACCGGGTCGCCCGCTTTTGAGGGGCGCCCGTCGCGAACCTCCGCGGACAGGAAATACTGCTGAACGTTCTTGCCCAGCGTCCACGTCGTCAGCGCCCAGCCATCCGCGCCGGTCCGCCGCATCTGGTGCTCCACCGCGGCGCCCTGACTGTGACCTTCAACGCGGAAATACACTTCCACACCCTGCACCGGCCGCCCTTCGCGGTCCACCAAGCGCAGTCCCACCTCGTCGATGGTGCCGCCCGTTGTGGTCTCGGGGCGGCTCAGCCGCTGCTCAATGCCAGCGGCGGCGCGAAACGTGACCGGCGGAATATCGGGATAGTCGGGAAGCGACCCCACGACTGTCACGTCCCCCGCGCGGCGTCCAAGACGCAACCGGACAGCGGCGGCGCCCGCGGCGTCGGTCAGCGTCTCCACGGCCCGCTGAAAGTCTTGCGCCTCCGGACCCCTTGCATGACCTGTCGACAACTCGCCCCCATCCAGCGTCTCGACTTCAAAACGGACACGTACCCCCTCAACCGCATAGCGCTCGCCGGCCCCACCCAACAACCCCGGTTGAACGGGACTCTCAACAATCACCCGAAGCGGCTTTTCCAGTTCTTTCCCGTAGCCCCCCACCTGGTCATTGCCGGAGGCGTGCTCGTCCAGCAGGAGTCGCTCCGGCTTCAGCGTCGTTTCCGAACCGCTACGGAACCACCACAATCCCCCAATAAAGAAGACCAACGCGAGCGGTATGAGAAACGCAAGCACAGCGCGCTGTTTCATGAAATCTGCTCTTTATTGCTCATTCTTCCCGGAATGGCCTGTAAATCGCGGGCACCGCCCACCTGGACCGCGCGGAGCGCTTCTCGCGGCGCATCCCTCGTTCCTGCGCCACAGCGTCCCCGCCCATATAGCGTAACACGCGGTCTTTCCACACATCAATTTGCCAAATCAATGTGCCGCCAGTGGGCAGGCCGTTGTGTCCGCTTCCCCAATCCCGTAAGCCGTGTTTCCCCGGCCAAGCGGCGGGGCACGCGGAGACGCCCGCCCCACTCGGTCTTATTCCGGGCCTCTTCATTCCCTTCTCCTGCACGCGCTATAATCCGCCCGCGTTTGCCGGTCTTCCACTGGCGGACCGGTCAGCACTCGGGGAGACACATACCATGATCGACCTGCGCAGCGACACCGTAACCAAACCCTCTCCCGGCATGCGCGAGGCCATGGCCACCGCGCCGGTCGGCGACGACGTCTATGAGGAAGACCCCACGGTCAACCGTCTGCAGGCGCGTGGCGCGGCCTTGTTCGGCAAGGAGGCCGCCCTCTTTCTGCCCAGCGGCACAATGGCCAACCTGACGGCCTTTCTCTCCCAGACCCGGCCGGGCGACAGCATTATTCTCAGCGAGGAATCCCATCCTTTTCATTACGAGGCGGCCAATATCGCCATGATCGCCGGGCTGCTCCCCGTTCCCGTTCCGGACCGCCTGGGCAAGCTTTCAGCTTCACAAGTGCTTGAAAAGATTAATCTTATTGACGACCCGCATTATGCACACACACGTCTTGTCAGTATAGAGAACACCACCAACCGCGGCGGGGGCGCGTGCTATACGGTCGAAGAGGTGCGAGCCGTTGCCGAAGTCTGCCGCGGGCACGGATTGAAGCTGCACTGCGACGGCGCGCGCATCTTCAATGCCAGCATAGCGCTGGATGTATCTCCCCAGGCATACGGGCGGTGTTGCGACACGCTCTGTTTCTGCCTGTCCAAGGGATTGGGCGCGCCCGCTGGTTCCATGCTGGTTGGGGACCGGGAGACCATTCACCGCGCCTTGCGCTTTCGCAAGATGCTCGGAGGAGGCATGCGCCAGGTCGGCATCCTGGCCGCGGCAGGCGTATACGCGCTCGAACACCACGTAGAGGGTCTGCGCGAGGACCATCGCCGCGCGCGCACGTTTCGTATGGCACTCGAAGCGCAAGGGGTGACGTTTAACTTGCCATCGCCGACCAACATAGTGTACTTTGAGGTCCACAACGGTCCGGCGGTAGTCGCGGCGCTGGCGGAACAGGAGGTGCTCGTGTTGGAGCATGACCCAAATCTGATTCGGGCCGTGTTCCACCGGGACATCGATGACAACGCGCTTGACAGGGCCATCGAGGCGTGCAAGCGCGTACTTCGGTGACGTTCTGGCCTCTTTCGCACGAAAAGCGTCAGGCGGCGCGGGCATAGGCAGTCACTCCGGACTGTTCCACTGAGCATTGCTTCAGGAATACTTGCATGGTCGCGACCGCACAACAGAGGAATCTGCACCAGGACCCGCTATGGCGGAAGGAAGACTTGGGCAAACCGATCCCGGACGCCGTCCATGCAACATCCATGGCGCTGCCGCTCTGGAGGCACGTAGTCGGCTATGAGGAGAAGGACCCCGCCGTACTGAATGCGCTGGCCTGCGGTTACCCGCGTTTCGTATTTCACCCTTACGTGAAACAGCTTTTTGATGACTGTCTGAG from Candidatus Hydrogenedentota bacterium harbors:
- a CDS encoding acylase, giving the protein MIHRAPRLLLAAVTGALVLSACPRDVDRFAAGLPPRGKYDVTILRDEYGVPHIYGKTDADVAYGLAYAHCEDDFATLQESLLTARGEMAALNGISGLPTDFLVRAMKVREFVDAGYESALSEAVRAVCEAYADGANHYAALHTDEWLSPRLFPVTGKDVVTGFAFRMPFFYMLHRHLGQVMSIRKQGVSTHAMNEGADSPLLDDTREWGSNAFAVAPGRSADGCTRLAVNSHQPWTGPVAWYEARLHSEEGWDIVGGLFPGTPVVLHGHNRHLGWAHTVNMPDLCDIYRLTINPENRNQYWFDGAWRDFDTKETRIPVRLLGPLRLPVRRHLLWSVHGPAIRTKEGVFAIAYAGFGEIRAVEQFFRMNRATDFQEFRDAMAMRATLAMNTVYADEKGNIWYLYNALFPMRDDAHDWSGTLPGDTSETLWKGYWPFDQLPQVFNPPSGFVQNCNSSPFETTFGEGNPARGRFPLWLGIPEKMTNRAVRLHELFGPDTSVTRDEFYAYKFDWVYSRQSLAGDLIAQLETRDSFDDPLMNEGVALLKNWDFSAAPGSIGTAVAVLTCEPVVRAMLLGGTAPDPVESLRKAVHFLHKHHGRLDVPWGTANRIVRGDVNMGLGGGPDTLYAVYGSKQPDGTLHGHSGDSYVLLVEWDPQGRVSSRSLHNFGAASTRPESPHYADQVPLFVARKTKPVHFEESELREHLTESYRPGERGQS
- a CDS encoding acylase, giving the protein MTRRRKTALWFVAALLPGFLSACPAPQDRTPFIPAPGAYDARILRDTWGVPHIFGKRDVDAAYGLAYAHCEDDWVNLEDAVLIAHGRMGAVHGREFAKFDYLLRLFRVREFVDAKYESELSADTRALCEAYASGINHFAALHPGKMPHITLPVTGKDVVAGAVFKAPFFYELHRVLEQLLAAEGGMPIGEKGVMRRAAPGARSCAPLELEWGSNAFAVGPARSADGATRLAINSHQPWTGPVAWYEAHVHSEEGWNMVGGTFPGGPVIFSGHDENKGWCHTVNRPDLVDVYELKVNPDNRNQYWFDGAWRNFRRDKARLTVKIAGPLRITVKRELLWSAHGPAFRTPRGVFAVAFAGYGEVGQLEQWYRMNKARNLDEFLAAMRSVRLTSLNTLYADKDGNIFYAYNGMFPVRAEGHDWTQTLPGDTSALLWQGFHGFEAVPQVFNPPSGLLVTCNSSPFQATDGPGNPDPADFGADQGIETRMTNRALRALETYGTDPSITRDEFCAYKFDTTYSEHSEMARFIAEALAAERPEDTELADAFALLRGWDRTAGKDNRGAALALTAWTEYHRQSRKAAEREDVRACVSLAAARLREHFGRLDVPWGEVLRLRRGTVDAALGGGPDCLRAIDLYAEDDGRFTPTSGDCYVLMVEWGKDGQVRSESVHQFGAATVDPDSPHYADQAPLFAEEGFKPACLTEEQVRACLQAEYRPGEETEPWYGRR
- the hflX gene encoding GTPase HflX; the encoded protein is MQTDGKQKLVELPRPPIIERMILAALALPGAPEERVEESLAELGQLAWTAGATVAATVVQHRPKPCPATLLGKGKLEEIQALVSELQADALVFDGELTARQGAHIEDTIGCKVIDRTQLILDIFAQHAQTREGKLQVELAQLNYILPRLAGRGSIMRQQGGIGVRGPGEQKLEIDRRRIRERIQRLRAELDAVRRNRTVQRKNRERGATGKVVLVGYTNAGKSSLLNALTGAGVLVEDKLFATLDPRVRKCVLPSGREFLLADTVGFVRKLPHTLVAAFRATLEVVNEADLLLVVIDAAHPAAEEHVRAVSSVLSEINALDRPAVKVYNKIDKLSPEQVAALVDPARENDVAVSAHTGEGLNRLLDIIDRQFASTRRRVRLRIPQCKAAVLARVHRNGRVISQSYDGNDILIDAEIEEALHGQIQEYVAC
- a CDS encoding NUDIX hydrolase, translated to MAALVQREDKLLFVEHAKEGHRYWMLPGGGVQYGETLGEALVREVREETGLDVRPGALVLSHDSIPPDRRRHIVNLVFTAEASGGELHVGEDARVCAAAFLSLDVFDHEELRPDIRDALRGIIGTAAPPSAPYLGNVWRSDAADQGGAP
- a CDS encoding Na/Pi cotransporter family protein, which codes for MKQRAVLAFLIPLALVFFIGGLWWFRSGSETTLKPERLLLDEHASGNDQVGGYGKELEKPLRVIVESPVQPGLLGGAGERYAVEGVRVRFEVETLDGGELSTGHARGPEAQDFQRAVETLTDAAGAAAVRLRLGRRAGDVTVVGSLPDYPDIPPVTFRAAAGIEQRLSRPETTTGGTIDEVGLRLVDREGRPVQGVEVYFRVEGHSQGAAVEHQMRRTGADGWALTTWTLGKNVQQYFLSAEVRDGRPSKAGDPVNGIDDEDRFRARAFEFEAMAMNKVQLGMVLFGALAVFIFGMKMMSDGLHHLADRRLKQILGFMTQNRFMAVMAGMLVTAVIQASGATTVMVVGFVNAGIMTLTQAIGVICGANIGTTVTAQIISFNLDNMSYPAITVGFILFVFFKRPQVKALGETTLGFGLLFLGMMTMSNILKPLRYSPEFVAWFQLFDCTPGESGFMPPGAVLMCILIGTVMTIIIQSSSATVGLVMALASQGLVSFYTAVPLVLGDNIGTTVTANLAAIGANRNAKRAAIAHTLFNVLGTMYMFGLFFVPLWNGEPLFLGLVDALTPGRVFTEYPENIMRHVANAHSLFNIANCILFLPFVGLLGRICQTIIPITDADRDTVMRYLEPRLLQTPSIALQQAIREVTYMVQKGQKSINESCEFLVDNKPQYEATVTEREEVIDRLQREISEYLVELSQHDLNEIEIQLMPALIHMVNDAERLGDHAEEMLELRHILEEHRLQFSPEAREGILSLLEMLNRQFRNVYLLLQEGAHHGLTDVRAIQREIQQFIRRSTEDNVKRLDEGVQNVQAGVIYMDALNHLERVNDHLLNIAERAERAAAVTAS
- the ltaE gene encoding low-specificity L-threonine aldolase, which translates into the protein MIDLRSDTVTKPSPGMREAMATAPVGDDVYEEDPTVNRLQARGAALFGKEAALFLPSGTMANLTAFLSQTRPGDSIILSEESHPFHYEAANIAMIAGLLPVPVPDRLGKLSASQVLEKINLIDDPHYAHTRLVSIENTTNRGGGACYTVEEVRAVAEVCRGHGLKLHCDGARIFNASIALDVSPQAYGRCCDTLCFCLSKGLGAPAGSMLVGDRETIHRALRFRKMLGGGMRQVGILAAAGVYALEHHVEGLREDHRRARTFRMALEAQGVTFNLPSPTNIVYFEVHNGPAVVAALAEQEVLVLEHDPNLIRAVFHRDIDDNALDRAIEACKRVLR